DNA from Candidatus Baltobacteraceae bacterium:
AAGTATACGAACGGCCTCGTGTACACGGGCGCTCCGTCGCCGCTGCTGGCCACGAGCGGGCTGGGGTACAGCCTCGTCAACCAACAGCTCCGCGATAACATCATCAACCTGCATTTCCACATCCAGAAGAAGAACGGCGGGCCGCCCGACGACGTTCAGTTGTTCTGGATGACCAGTGAAAACCACAACGACTACTTCAGCTCGACGGACGACTTCGGCGCCAACGTCGTCGACGCGATCTACGGTCCGATGTACTGGGACGATACCTACGGCTACAACGGCGCGCCGATGCAGCCGTATAACTCCGCCAACCGGTTCGAGTATTTCTTCCCGCAGAGCCAGCAGCACGCGTTCCAGTCGCTGCTGCCGACGTCGCTGCGCGACCCCAACGAGAACGGGGTGTCGGTTTCAAAGCTGCAATACCAGCACGTCTTTTCGCCTAGTGAGTTCCTGCGAGTCTACGGATACTCGCTCTATTCGACGTGGAACATCAACGGGTACAACGCGACGGCCCAACCGTACTACGGCTGGGAGCTGCCGTACTTCTTGCCCGACCACGTCTACGGCTTCAATCTCAGCTACGAAAACCAGATCAGCTCGCAGCACCTGCTTACCGCCAGCGGATCGTATACGTACTCGAATCCGTCGCGCTACGACGTCACGTACTACCCGTCGGGTTGGCCGGTGACGAATTTAGTCGGAAAGAACAACGACTGCTACGATCCGTCGTCGGGTGCTCAGATCGGGTGTTACGCCGGATTATCGATCCACTCCGGGAGCAATCCCTACACCGATTCCAGCGGTACGACGACGAATCCAACCCCGACGTTGGGCTACAACTGTCAAACGAATCCAGGGACGCCGGCCTGCGCCGCGGGCGCGCAATGGCTGGTGACGGACACGTCGTTTCACGGCGCGCTCAACCAGGTGCGTACGGCGTTCTCCGGCTATTCCATCGGCGATCAGTGGCGTCCGGGAGACAAGTGGAACGTCAACCTCGGTTTGCGTTTGGAAGACTTCCAGTTCATGTTCGGCGACACGCAGCTCAACGATCCAGCGCGTCAGTTCTGGTTCACGAAATATAACCAAGAGTTCTGCTTCGCGCCGAACGTCAATAACAACAAACCGATTCTGCGCAACAATAACGGTTTGGGACTCTGCCCGACCGGTACGAATCCGCTCGCCGTTCAGCCTCAAGATCCGGCAAATACGAGCACCTCGATTTATGGTCCGCTCGTTAACGCAGACGGCGGGCAGTATACCGCGGCGCGGTTCGAGCCGCGTATGGGCCTGACGTACACCGTCGATCCGCTCAGCGTGCTTCGCGCGTCGTTCGGCATCTACGCGCGGCCGCCGAACTCGTCGTGGGTGCAATACAATACGCTCGAGCAGAATCTGCCGGCGTATCTCGGCAGCCATTTCTACGGCTTCGGCTTCAACTCGCCCAACCACATCATCAGGCCCGACACGTCGTACAACTACGACATGTCGTGGGAGCACCGGTTCAAGAACTCGCAGTGGAGCTTTAAGATCAGCCCGTTCTATCGCAGCACGCGCGATCAGCTCCAGAACTTCTTTATCGATCCGCAAGGCGGCCTGGAGTCGGGTCTCAACGTCGGTCAGCAAGTGACCGACGGCGTCGAAGCGGCGGTACAAGTCGGCGACTTCTCCCGCGACGGTTTGAGCGGACAGCTGGCGTTCACGTTCACGCACAGTCAAATTCGCTATGAGAACTTCAGCAACAGCACGCAGAACGTCATCAATCAGCTCAACAACTACATTCAGCAATATAACGCGTACACAGGCGCGTGCGCTCCGGGCGGCAAGTTTTACGGAAAATCGCAGTATGGACAGGCGTTGTGCGGGGCCACCGTTAGCGGGGCGGCTTCATCGCCGTGCTACTCCACCTCGCTGACTTCGGGCTACGGGCCCGGAGCGGCGTGCACGGCTGCCGGCGTCGTGAAGAACCCGTACTACGGTCAAGCGGGACAAAATCTGTTCAACCCGACGGCGTGGTACACGACCTACGACATCATCCCCGGTCCGGTTTCAGCGGAGAACGGTTACGCGGTACCCTACGTCACGTCGATGATCCTCAACTACAAGCACCAGAAGTTCACGATTACGAACTCCTATAGCTTCTCGTCCGGCTCGACGTACGGCGGCCCCGCAGCGTGGCCTGGATACGCGCCCGACTCCTGCAACCAGCCGCACAGCAAGTGGATTGCCGCACACGGTCAGGCTGCCGATCCGGCGGCGTGCACCGGACTGCTGTTCATTCCGGACTCCTTCAGCGGCGTCTTCGACAACCTCGGATCGTTTAGCGAGCCGTGGCGGTTGCAGATGGGCATCGCGCTGCAGTACGACGTGAGCCCGAAGGTCACGGCGCGACTGAACTTCACGAACATCCTGGACGTCTGCGGCCAACGCGGCTATAAGTGGGACAACCCCAACGTCTGCGTGTACTCGGCACCGCCGACCGGTTTCTTCTATCCGGCCGGCAACTGGTATCCGAACCACGCGTCGGCCGTGCCGCCGCCGCAGATGCAATACCCGTACGACTTTTTTTTCAACGGAGCGAATACGGGCTTCTTGGGCGTAACGCAACCGCTCCAGATCACGGGATCGCTTCAGATCAAACTCTGATGCGAGTTTTAGCACCAACTACTTACTAATAGGTAGCCGAGGCTAGACAATCCTTATCTCCCATTAAGGGAGGACCCGCCGGTCCAGGGCGGATCGGGCGCGGCTGTGTTGCGCGATTCCGTGGCGGCCCATTGGGACGCGTGGGTGTCGGGCGCGCCTGGCATGTGGCTATAAAGGGGGCTGGAGAAGGTGCATGTTCGGGCTTTAGTTTTAGTTTTAGTTTTTGTTTTCATGCTAAGCGTCGCAAATACTGAGGCCTGCGGCTCGCCTAAGATCGCCGCCGGAACAATACCGGCCGTAAAATGTATCTATAAGTTAATGAAGTCAGCCCCAAGTTTCCAATCCATTGGCGTGTACGCAATTGATGGTTATGAGTCTGCAATCGAATACACGTTCCGAGGTAGGAATGGTACAGCGACTTCCGACCTCGTCCTTTTTGATCATGGAGGAGGCAGATCGATTTGGTACATTCCAGTCTTCCATGAGAGTACCGAATCGTCAAACCTCGATGATAAACTCATAGAAAAACTGAATCTGAATTCACATTGCCCCGTTTCCCCGGGGTTCGTGGATGCATCGCGCACGCCGAAACCGCGCGAGGCTTGGCACCGAGTAAACTGGCCATAGGCATGCTGCGCACCGATGATGGCTCAGCTGGGCTGCTACTGACGGCCAGTCCCCGGAGCGGTCGCATCGGAATTGACGAGTGACGTGAGGACGTGGTCGCGCCACCCGCCTGCGATATAGAGATAGTCGCGAGCGACACCCTCGACCGTAAATCCCAAGCGTCGCAGTAGCGCGGCGCTGCGCTGATTGTGCGGCATATACGCGGCCATGATGCGGTGCAGGTTCAACACGTCGAAAGCGAACTCGATGCCGGCGGTCGCGGCTTCGGTCATGTAACCTTGACCTTGCATCCGGCGATCGAGCTTATAACCCATAGTGCACGCTTCGAAGACGCCGTGAATGACGTTGGTGAGATTGAGCCATCCGAGTATTGGGCTGTCGGCATCCGGCGACGCGGGGAAGATGGCGAAGGAGAAGCCGGTGCCCGAACGCGCGTGGCTAACAGCACGTTCGCGATACGCGCGTAAGCCCTGGACGTCGCTGGACGTCGAAACGAGGATGGGCTCCCAGGGAGCCAAAAACTCGGCGTTCTCGGCGTTAAATCGCGCGCAGCGCTTCGCGTCGTCGGGTCCGGCGATTTGCAGCGTCAGCCGGCTGGTTTTAAGAACCGGCAGTTCACCGACGACGTCGTACTGCATGGAGAAGGTGTTTACGCCGGACGCTGAGGTTCCTTGAGCTGCGTGAGCAGGCGCGCGAGCTGCGGTTGATCGGGATTGATGACTTTCGCGCGATACGCGTACTCGGCCGCGTGCTTAATGTCTCCCGCCTCGTAGGCGGATTCAGCCAGCCGCTCCAGCACGACGGCGAAGCGATTTTCGAGCGCAGTCGTCTGCGAGGCAAACCACGGTTCGGGCGGATCGTCCTCGAGCAGGCGCCCGGCGTAGATCTTTTCGGCCGCTTCGTAGTGGTTCGCGGCATCGGCGAGATCGCCACGTTCGTACGACGAGTCGCCGGCCATCGAGTACGCGGTAAAGCGGCCGACGTCGGTAACGACGTTGGAGAGATCGACGACGACGGCATTATCGGCAGCACGGAAATAGCGCTCGACGCGCGCGTAGCCGACCGCGCCCGCGAGCGCCTTACGGATGTTGCTGCACGCGGTGCGCACGCTTTGCATCGCGAGCTGGCGATTCGTTCCGGGCCAAAAGAGCGTTGCGAGCTCCTGACGCGTCGCCGTCGCGCCGGGCCGCAGCAGAAGATACTTGACGATTTGCTGGTCGCGGCGGCGCACCCACTCGACGTTGCGGCCCGCGATGGCGACGCTGAAGCGTCCCAGCATCCGCACGACCATCGGCACCGACGTATCGACGCCCTTCGTCGGGACGGCCCGCGCCTGTTGCACGGCTCGCAGCGGACGTACGCCGCTCCCGTCGTTAATCACGAACAGCCCTTGGGCTTCGAGGCGGCGTAGGGCGTCGGGATCGTTGATCCCGATGCCGTTGATGAGGCTCATGACGAGTGCGCGGTCGCGATCGTCGGCCCGCTGCGCGTCGGCGGTCACGAAGTCGAGAAAGACCTCGCCGTAGGCATTGCGCCAGTGGTCGTAGGCGTCGTGCAATGAGCGCTCGTCCTCGACCGCGGCGCGGATGGCACCGCTGACGACGATCGCCCAACCGTCGCTCTCTTCGAGTAGGCGCGCGACGTCGGCATGGCTCGACGAGACGCCGCAGGCGTCGGCAAAGAAGCCGACCTCGTTACGATCGAAGGCGAGGCGGCGGGCGTCGCACAGCGCGCCCGTCCCCTGGGCCACCCACTTGCTGGCCTGGACGACGTCGCGCGAACGGGAGCCATAGATCAGCGACACGCCTTCGGGGACGTTCTCAACCAGCTTGAGGAGCATTTCGATGGTCTCGGGGGCGCCGCTACCGACGTCGTCGATTACGAAATCGAACGGCTTGGCCGCGGCGATCTGGCGGAGCGCCACCAGCAGCTCGATGTACGTCGTGGGCGGCTTGCGTAAACCGAGGCCGGCGCCGGCGGCGGCAAAGAATGTCTCCGGCGTCGCGTTGGGATCGAGCGCGCAGTACGCGCCCGGCTTTTCGCTGTTTTCGAGATATTGCAACAGCAAGGTGGTTTTGCCCATGCCCGCGGGCGCGACGATCATGCGCAGCGGCAATCCGTCCTGCGTCGAGATCCAGCGCTCTAAACGGGCGCGGCGCAGCGTCTTCGGAGCCAGCCGAGCTGAAGCGGGGGCGAGTAGCATCATCGCGTCCTTTCATGGCCGCGCGGTCCGGCGCCCTGCGGGGGCAAGTAAAGGAATCATTCGCTCTTCTGGCTAATTAGCACAAACAAACATTTGCGCTACTATAACCCGGATTGGAGAAGGCGTGAAAAAGCGTGGAAATTCGAGTAAACGCAGTGCCGAAACGGGCAAAACCGATGGCCGCTTCCGCGACTCCACGCCCATCGATCCAACCGTCGCGGACTTCGCGGTGCACGTCGCCATGGAACTGCGGCGCGCCCCGCGGACGGTTCACGAGTACTCGCGCGACGTCGAGATTTTCGGCGCATTCCTGAGCGGACGCGACGCCGCCGACGAGGACGGCGAGCCGTTTCGCGGACCGTTCGGCAGCGTCTTTGCGAAGGCCGACGCATCCTCGCTGCGGCGGTTTATCATCGAGCTGACCCGCCAGCGGTACAGCGCCGCCGGCATCCGCCGCAAGTTGGCCGTCCTGCGGGGCTTTTTCGGGTTCCTCAAACGCGAGGGCAAACGCGGCGACAACCCGGCCTTGGAGATCGCGAACATCAAGCTACCGCAGCGCCTTCCTAAGGCGCTCGACGTCTCGGAAGTCCTGCGGCTGATCGCGACGCGCCCGCCAGCCGGCGAGCCCGAGGAGCGCTGGCGTCGCGACGTGGCGATTCTCGAGCTGCTCTACGCCAGCGGCATCCGGCGCGCCGAGCTCGTGAGCATCAACGTCGCGGACGTGAGCTTCGAGGATCGGACGATCCGCGTCATCGGCAAGGGCAACAAAGAGCGGATCGTCTTTTTCAACGAGGCGACGGAACGGGCGCTCCAGGCGTACCTTGCGGTGCGTCCCCGATGTGCCGACGGCGCGCTCTTCGTCAGCCGCCAGAACCGGCGTCTGAGCTACCAGCAAGCCGGCAAGGTCTTCGCGACCTACGTGAAGCTGAGCGGCCTGGAAGGCAAGATCACGCCGCACACGATGCGCCATTCGGTGGCGACGCATCTGCATAAGGACGGCGTCGATCTGATGACGATCAAGGACTTTCTGGGGCACGAAAGCATCCAGACCACGCAGATCTACGCCAAAATGACGCTCGAACACGTCCGTAAGGCGTACCGGGAGCACCATCCGCGCGACCGCGCCGGGAAAGACCGTTCGTAGTCCTTCACGAAGGGGCACTCGTGGGCTCCGAAGTGCAATCTGCGCACCCGAATCGGCCGCCCTGGTTTTGGCTGCCGGTCCTCGGTCTCGTAGCGTTGTTGGTGTCGTTTATGATTGCCAACAATGCGCGTTCGCGCGTCTCGCAAAACGATCGAGAGTTTCGCTCGGCTCAGGAAGTGCGTTTGCACGAAATCGAAACGCACATCGACGACTACTTCGGCAAAGCCATCCAACTCGTCGAAACGGGCGCCCAGACCCTAGGGCCCGTCGTCGACGATTCGGCGCGAGTGCGACAACTCGTCCAGGAGCTCTTCCGCTCGCGCAGCACTCACCAGATTTACGGCGTCGGTGCCTATTACGCGCCCGGCGCTTTTTCAACGGCGAATCCCGACGGTCTGTTTTCGATCTACTATTCGGCGGCGCGCAACGGCAACACCGTCGAGCATCTGCACGACCCCAACGTCGTTCCGCCCTATACGTCGTACGACTGGTACCGTCGCGCGGTGAGAACGCCCAGCGGGCCGCGTTTTTCGGGGCCCTATTGGGAGGGCGGGCGCGACTACATCAGCACCGTACAAGCGCTGCGGCGCGACGGGAAGGTCGTCGGCGTGATGGCGGTCGATGCGCTAACGCAGACCTTCCGCCAAGAGAACATGGCCAGTCTGCTCGGTCCGGGCGACATCGCGTGGATCGAGAGCAGCGAAGGCCACGACAAGGTACTGGTGACGACGGCACCCCTTCCGACCGATGGCGATTGGATCGGGAACACCATCCTGCTGCACTACACGCACGCCCACATTCACATTTGGAGCAATGCCGCAACCCTGCGGGCCGCCAACGAACGAATCATTACCGGAAGCTTCATCCTCGCCTTGGCGATCTGGTTTTTCGCCGGCATCCTGGGCGCGTCGCTGATGCAAATCTGGCGCTCGCGCCAGCGCGCCTTCGCACTCGAACAAGAACGCACGCGCTTGGAAAACGAAATCGCCGTCGGCAAGCGAGTCGAGTCGGAGTTGCGCAAGGCGGCCTTTACCGACGAGCTCAGCGGTCTCCCGAATCGCGCGGCGTTCATGGAAAGTACGTCGGAGGCGATCGCACGGGCGAAGAGCGGCGTGCGTTACGCCGTTTTCTTCATCGACCTCGACCGTTTCAACATGATCAACGAGACGCTCGGGCACCCGTTCGGCGACGAGCTGCTCAAGAGCATCGCCGCACGTCTGCACGACCAGCTCGCTCCACGCGGATCGGTTTCGCGCCTCGGCGGCGATGAGTTCCTCGTCCTCGCGCCGGTCGACGATTCCGAACTCGGCGCGTACGCACAGCGCATGCTGGAGATCGTGCACGAACCGATGCTGCTCGGAGGACGGCTGCTCTACAGCGGCGCCTCGATCGGCGTCGTGGCGGTCGACCCGCAGTATCAGCGTCCCGAGGAGCTCCTGCGCGACGCCGACATTGCCATGTACGAAGCCAAGAGCCGAGGTCGCGGCTGTTACGCCGTCTTCGATACCGCGATGCGGACGCGCGTTGCGGCGGAGTCGGATCTCGAGAACGATTTGCGCCGGGCGATCGAGCGCCACGAGTTCGTTCCCTACTACCAGCCGATCTTTAACGTGCGCACCGATGCCGTCAGCGGATTCGAGGCGTTGGCTCGCTGGCGACGGCCCGGAAGCGGCGTGGTGGGGGCGGCCGAGTTCATCGGCTACGCCGAGCGCCGCGGCTTAGTCGACGCGATCGACACGGCGCTGATGGAAGACGTCTGTCGCGACGGCGCGGCGATCTTCGAAGCATTCCCCGACGCAACCGTCTCCGTCAACGTTTCGGCCGTACACCTCACGGTGCCCGACTTCGCCGCGAGTATCGATTCGGCGCTGCACGCATATTCGATGCGGCCCGAACAGCTCAAGCTCGAAATCACCGAAACCGCCATCATGCGCAATCCCGATCAAGCGCGCGCGACGTTACGGTTATTGCAAGGCAACGGCGTGAAAATCGTGCTCGACGATTTCGGCGCCGGTCACTCGTCGCTGGCGTATTTGCACCGCTTGCCGATCGAAGGCGTCAAAATTGACCAATCCTTTATCATGCCGCTGGCGACGGATCAAAACGCCGTGGCGATCGTGCGCAGCATCGTCGCACTTGCTAAAACGCTCGATCTTTATACCGTCGCCGAAGGCGTCGAAACGGCCGAGCATCTCGAGATCGTGCGCCAGATCGGCGTCGATCACGCGCAGGGCTTCTTCTTCTCAGCGGCGGTGCCGCTAGGTTCTGTGGTATCGAGCGCGGCCCGCACGACGGCCTAGCGCGCGCAGGTCACGATCCAGGCGTTTAAGTTGAGGTGCTTGAGGATGGCCGTCTCGCGATAGCGCGCGTCGGATGGGCACGTCTTGCTCGAGAACCGGCGTCGCGTGAGATTATACTCAACGTCAACGACGAGCGCATTGCGATCGGTGTACCGCGCGAACTGCCGGCACCATCCTTGGGCGAAGCACTGCTCGACGACGGCGAAGTCGAAGACTTTGGACAGGTCGGCCACTTGGTTGTTGTCGCCCTTTTCGTCGACCGTCAGGCCAAGCGCGTGCGCTTGGTTTGCGACCCACGTGTCGTACGCAAGCTGCTGGGCGTAGGTGAGATGGAATCCCGTCTTGTTGACGTAGCCGTCCAGATTGTCGGGATCCATGCCGTCGAACCCTTTGCGCTTGCAGAGTTGGAAGCGTTTGGTCATGATCGGCTCGAGCGCCGTCGTATCGGCGATATTCAGCCAGCGCTCGCCCGGCCATCCGCCGTCAGGCTTTCCGAGATCAGCTCTCGGAAACTGCGACGCGTCGGGGCGCCATCGCTCCCAGGTGCCCACGTCGACGTAACAGACGGCGCGGCGACCTCGCGCGTGAATCGTCGCGACGTCGTGCGCCGTCGTGTCTTGGTAGTCAACGTCGTAGATCTCGGCCGGTACGGTGAGATCGAGCTTTCCGCCGTACTGTATTTGATACGTCGAGTCGGCGGCTGGAATCCACCGCGTGCTTCGCGCTGCGTCGGGGGCCGGCAAGGGCGTTGGAGCGGCCGGCGCCGAGCACCCGGCGAGCAGGCCGGCGAGCAGAAACGCGGCGGGGATGCGAGCGGTCATCGTGAACCATTCGCGCCGTGAGACGTTTGGCTCTCCTCCTTCTTCTTCTGGCGCCGGCGTGTTCGAATGCGACGCCGTACTCCACGACGGTGGGCGTTCTGCGTCCGGGTGCGACGATGACGATTCGGGTGGCAGACGCGACGTTGGCGGCCTATCAGCCGGCCACGGGCCAACCTCGCGACCGGTTCACGGTCTCAGCCACCGCGCGGGGGAACTCGCCGCCGGCTGCACCCAAGATACGGCCCGCGGGTAAAGGGATCGTCATCGACGCTCCGCAGCCGCTGCAATCGCTGCTCGTGCGCGTTCCGGACAGCGTCGCCTTGATCGTGGACAGCCGCCACGGCGACGTTAGCGTCACCGACGTCAAGGGCAGCGCGCGCATCGTTGCGGCGGAAGGCAGCGTGCGCGTCTTCATGCGCGACGGTTACGCGCAGGCCGCGACGCAACACGGAAACGTGTCGGTTGCAATGGGCGCGACGACGTGGCCCGGTACGCTCGCGTTCTCGGCGGTCAATGGCGACGTCGAAGTCTCCGTCGAGGAAACGTCCGCGTTTCACGTACACTTGCACACCGATAGCGGAACGCTATTTACGGACTTTAACCTGCGCGGAACGTCGAACGGCTCGTCGGAGACGATCGACGGTGCCGTCAACGGCGGCGGAGCTCAGCGTATCGACGTCGAGGTGACGCGCGGCTCGATTCGACTGTTACGCCTGCACGCCCAAGCGTGACTGCGCGAGCAACGCTTCCCGGGCTTTGATTAGGCGCACCATCGCGTCGTTGTAGGGCGTCGGCGTTCCGGTGCGCCGGCCGAACGCGACCACGGCGCCGTTGATGTGATCGATCTCGCTGGGATGTCCCGATTCGAGATCGTAAGCCATCGAGCTTTTGGCGTCGGCTCCGAGCGCGATGACCTCAGTAACGTATTGCCACGGGCTGACGAACGGCAAGTGAATCTTCAGCGCGGCGGCGACGTTGGCCACTTCTTCGGCTAGGGCTTCGGCGAGCTGCGCGGCGTTGGGGTCGCGCGGAATCGCGCCGGCGTCGCAATCGAGCAGCGCCGAGAGTGCGTTGATCGCGGCGTTGGCAACGAGCTTACCCCACAAATGCGGACGGATGTCGTACACGACCGACGCCCGCAATCCGCTGCGGGTGAGCAAATCGGAGACCGATCGCGCGGTCGTGCGAGCCGCCGACGTCGAACCGATGATGGTGTTGCCGTCGCCGGAACTGCGCACGCGACCCGGCGCGGTCGTGAGCGACGATTCGGTGGTGATTCCGAGGATGACCGGCACGGCGCCGCCGAGCGCGGTTTTGATCGCGTCTTCATTGCCGACGCCGTTTTGGAGAGAAACGATCGGCGTGACTGGGTTGAGCTCGCCTGCGAACGGGCGCAGCGCCCGCAGGGTATCGACGGCTTTGACGAAGAGAAAGAGCACGTGCGAGTTGTAGAGCTCGCGCGGGTGAGCGGCCACCGAGACCCGTCGCGGCAGCCCGTCGTTGACCGCGAGGCCGTCGCGGCCGATCGCTTCGCCCAGCGTGCGATTGCTGTCGAGAATCGTGACGTCGCAGCTGCCGGCGAGATGGTAGCCGAAGAGCGTTCCCATCGCACCCGCTCCGATGATTCCGATGCGCGGCCGGGCCTCTTCAATCACGTCAGAACTGGTATTGCAGGCCGGCCGTGTTACGGCGTGAGGCGTGCGTCATATCGCGCTGCCCGAAAAAGATCTCCGTACCCGGCGCGATCCGGAAGTTACCGTAGAGGTCGATCATCGGGTAGGTAAGATCGTACACGCGCGTTTCGAGCCCGAACCCGCGACTGGACGTGTAGCGCAGCAGCGCTCCCATTTGCGAATAGAGAACGCCTCCGCCGATCTGGAAGTTCCCTTTGGACTGCTGCAGGACCGCATTCCACGTCGTGTTGTTGCCGATCGAGTTGGCCCCGAACATCAAACTCGTCGGTGCGTGCGGCAGCACGACGACGTTGAGATCGCCGAGCGGGCCTTGGCTGTGCGTCATCACGGGATTGAGTCCGGGGTTTTGCTGCGGCGCCAGGCCGCTCAAACGCAGCTGGAGACTGAAGATGTTGTGCACGAGACCGCCGAGCTTGCCCGAAAGCTTGGCGCGCAGGGCGGGCGACATTCCCGGGTGCGCCGGCTGCGGCGGCGTGCCGTTCCCGCTCGGCAACGGATATGGCGTTGCGCCGGGGATCAACTGCGGCGCCGGCGTCGCACCTTCGTCGACGCCGTAGACGTTGCTGGTTCCGCCGAGCTCGCCCAGGAGCGAGTTGGCCTTCTGCAGCGTTGCGTCGAGGTTCGCAACCGTGTTGCGCATCTGCGCTTGCGTCTGCGGATCGCCCGTTACCGAGCGCAAGTCGTGCGTGAGCAGCGCGAGGTTCTGCGTCGTATCGGCAACGCTCCGCGTCGTCGCCAAG
Protein-coding regions in this window:
- a CDS encoding DUF4097 family beta strand repeat-containing protein; protein product: MRRLALLLLLLAPACSNATPYSTTVGVLRPGATMTIRVADATLAAYQPATGQPRDRFTVSATARGNSPPAAPKIRPAGKGIVIDAPQPLQSLLVRVPDSVALIVDSRHGDVSVTDVKGSARIVAAEGSVRVFMRDGYAQAATQHGNVSVAMGATTWPGTLAFSAVNGDVEVSVEETSAFHVHLHTDSGTLFTDFNLRGTSNGSSETIDGAVNGGGAQRIDVEVTRGSIRLLRLHAQA
- a CDS encoding 2-dehydropantoate 2-reductase is translated as MIEEARPRIGIIGAGAMGTLFGYHLAGSCDVTILDSNRTLGEAIGRDGLAVNDGLPRRVSVAAHPRELYNSHVLFLFVKAVDTLRALRPFAGELNPVTPIVSLQNGVGNEDAIKTALGGAVPVILGITTESSLTTAPGRVRSSGDGNTIIGSTSAARTTARSVSDLLTRSGLRASVVYDIRPHLWGKLVANAAINALSALLDCDAGAIPRDPNAAQLAEALAEEVANVAAALKIHLPFVSPWQYVTEVIALGADAKSSMAYDLESGHPSEIDHINGAVVAFGRRTGTPTPYNDAMVRLIKAREALLAQSRLGVQA
- a CDS encoding MlaD family protein; amino-acid sequence: MTRQAQVGAFAIVALLLLFGIFYVITDFGTRHTGYRVGVHFESASGLTPGALVYFSGVTVGSVDSISLLPDNTVDVILAVRNDIDIPAKSRFLIQSPLAGSPALIIVPPKGRTTELLARQVLPVDQQPVGSNAASVQDLLQAGQGEMRKFDQVMSELEQRTPRLLNTLQSTLDHANDLTTTANASVQMLMAKFVAASTNIEELSSTLNGAATDSTPKLTEMLDRLDATAASLNKSMTALQGLATDPRLKSNLLATTRSVADTTQNLALLTHDLRSVTGDPQTQAQMRNTVANLDATLQKANSLLGELGGTSNVYGVDEGATPAPQLIPGATPYPLPSGNGTPPQPAHPGMSPALRAKLSGKLGGLVHNIFSLQLRLSGLAPQQNPGLNPVMTHSQGPLGDLNVVVLPHAPTSLMFGANSIGNNTTWNAVLQQSKGNFQIGGGVLYSQMGALLRYTSSRGFGLETRVYDLTYPMIDLYGNFRIAPGTEIFFGQRDMTHASRRNTAGLQYQF